From the genome of Aspergillus oryzae RIB40 DNA, chromosome 4:
AAAACCACGAGCCGCGGTCGGATACACTGGCACGATTCATCGCTTTCCGCCCCTCCCCCAAGAATATTGTCATCTTTACAGACACTATTGATGATGCTCAGAAAGTCCACGACATCTTGGTGGAGAAGTTCCCCGACCGTGTAGTTGGCTTGATGAACAAGGAATCGGGCACTGACAATCGGGGAATTCTACTGCGCCGGTACCAACGCGGGGAGCTAGATATGATCGTGACCTGCCGTCTATTCTACGCTGGCATTGAATTGACGGCTGAAGTTACATCTATCATATTCTACAAGCTTGTTTCTCTTACATGGCCACACGCCATTGGGGCCCGATTACACATCAACAGGCCCAATGGCGAAGTAGCTGTAATCGTTGACCCAAATTCTGCGGATGACCTGGCTCACTACGAGGAGTTTAAGAGGTGGCTACGGTGTTTCAGCGGCGATGACACGTTAATAATTGGCCGTAACAGCCACCGGCCTTCCCTCAACCCATCGCTGCCACCCTGTTACAAACTTATTATTCGCGGGCTGGCACCTGAAGTGACTGCCGAAGAACTCAAGGCTGCTTTGCAGCAATACTCCCCAGTACGTGCTGAGGCGGCCTCTCTGAATGCCTCGAAATCAGTTCCGTAGGTATCCCTTCCCGATTCAGAGACATCTTATTTACTATAGGGGCATTTTAGAACGGCTTTCATCCACTTCGCCACTGTGGGACACGCCCTCGAGTGTGTCAAGCAGATCGACGGCGCGCGCATTTTAGGATCTCAGGTGCAGGCCGGGTTTGCCttggaaaagaagcaaaagggAGGTCGTGGAGGACGCGGAGGACGTAACTAATGGGTCAAGACTCTGACGACATAGGTCACCAAGATTGCTGAATATACTTTTCATTCAAAGGGCCTCTAGTCAATTTCTAATTATTCATCTTGGAGAGTATAAAGTAGAGCTCTCAACTCTTGTAAAGCGGATGCAGTTCCTACCCCAAATCCCAATATCCAGGACTCACATCGTCTGCCAGCACGTCTCTGCACTTCGGGCTGGTACCGCTCCTAAACGAATTAAAGAACTTGTCTATAGATATACAAAGATTCTCACTTCCTGAGGAAGATCCTAACAACAGTGAGGGATGACCAGAAAGGTAGCGAACAGCGCGTGTCCGACCAGTCTCCTACTActatatagatagactaATATGTCTTTCCACGGTCTGATGTTTGAGATTGTAGCTACAAATCTGTTGTCTTTCGACGTGATACTTCTGCACGCACAGCATCCCAAAAAGCTCGATATGCAAAAAGAAGCCCTTCAAGGTGTGGTGAATCTGGAACGAGATAACCGGAAGCGTAGTTGGAGTCTTTCAGGGAGCTTATGAATGCGTTGAATCGCTCCTTGAGATTATCAGTTGTATGCAACTGCGACGAAGAGACAATCGTGGCATGTTTCTCCAGCACAAGGATGGTCGGCGTATAATCTTAGCACAGAGCAGGTCAGCTTTCAGGTGACAAAGtctataaataaataaacaaagtGGCAGCGGTTGAAAATATGTGATGTGCAGGGGATTACAACTTATAACGTACCGATTATCACAGCCAAAGCAGGGGCAACTCCATACAGCTGCTTAGTGATAATCGTCACGGGGAGAAAATCGCTTCCCATTCTCCGTAACGAAGCTCTCACGATCGTATAGCTTAGCATCAGCCCAAAGGTTTCCTTTGTCAGCGACCAGCTTTCCTTGACCGATAATCTCCCGGTCTTTGCTGGTCGCGTCACGAAGTATGTCCCTCCGGAATGTGGAAATAAATCTGTACCTAAGTGGGAACAGCCAACAGCAGACTCCATTATCTTCTGTTGCCCGACTCGATTTATCATGTCATGGAGGTCGGAAACCTTTTGTTGCTGACTTCTCACAGTGGCCTGGACCCCCTCGACATTCAGTCTGGATCCCTCGATATTCGGCCTGGGTCTTTCGAATTCCGGCCTTTAACGCTTCTACTTTAGTCTCCAACATATCCAATATGCCACTGTTACGGGCGATATGTAGGCCCGCACTATTCCTAGTCCACATGTCATCGTGCACCATTTCAGAATACGAGTCATCCGTTTCAAGACACTCAGCCAAGGTCCTTTTTGTGCCGGCTCTCATTTCGAAGTCTGAAGCTATATTAATTGTGGCTGCTACCAGAGCCGTGGACCTTTCGTCGCTGTGTATGGCAATAACGAGAAGGATGAGGCAGGGGACTGGTATATGAATAATACTAAAAAATGTCtcgagggtgaggaagagacaaACGGAAggtgtgggagaagatggtagCGAAGGTAGGTAAGTACGGTCACTGCTATATCAGACGTCCACATGACACATTTCTTATAGTTAATAACGTAGAGAATCATACATGCATTGATTGTCACCATGGCGTGTTTATCTCTTGATTATAGCGCAATAGTAACCTCGTGGGCGGTTTCCTACAGTGCAGCTCCAAGTTGATATCAGCAAATTCATATTGGTGTAGTTCAAACACACAGCGTAAAGCTCGGTGAACGTATTGGTTGAGTGCTCTTCTACTTCTTATTATGCCACTTTTATACAACTCTAAACTAGGCTGGCTATGACTATTTACTTATGCTGTCAGCTTTTTCGGCCGAAGGAGGCCAACCATAAGAAGCAGGATTTCGCAAATGGAACGATGCGTCGACTAGGAATATTATATTGGCAGAATCCATCCCGGGAGAATAGCCCTGTTTCCTGCCAAAGACAGCTGGTGCCACGCTATGATCATGCCTTCTCCCATGCAATATGCCATTCTAAGGACTAGCTGGGGGTCGAGAGTAACACAAATGGATTATCCATTACTGATGCTGCCAACATACTGAAGAACGCCGATTTCTAGGAGAAAGGATTCAAAAGAGGGGGGTTGAGATCAAGTAAAGGAACAGTGAGTTTTGCATTCGTAGCATTAAATACAACTACTGTCCTTTTGACAGGAAATGACCCTCCTTCCGCGTTGATATATCTACCGGTCAAAGTCGTCAAGATGGTAAAGAGAATCACAACGCCAAAATACAAACCCCGGAACCTTCATTGCTGTGTTCAATATAGCCACAAAAGCCAGAACACAATTCAATCGCCGCAATGACGCCATAACTCTACAGCATTAGCTCGACGATCGTCTTCATAATCATGCGCACGGTCACACCCGATACAACGGGTTCGGCAGAGCATTTTCTCgcaagaaggaggaattccATGAAGATATCTACAGGTTCTCCCCTCGCAGTGGTAATCTTGGACATACTATTTTAGTACGATTAGTATAATTCCCTCTGGTAATTCAGATAGAAGATGCCAGAAATTTACCTCGCAGATATACCTCTTATCACAATTGTGGCCTTGCAAACAAGGCTGGCCAATAAGATGACCAGGGCAGACTTGCCGCAAGAGGTCGCCATCGTATTCAGAGGGCACGACGGACGTTGATGCAGAGGTGGTCGGCTCTGTGGTTGACGAGACGGGGGGTTGGGGAGCGGTCTGAGGCCGTACCAGAGTAGGAGGACGATCTGGAATCATAGCAGGTGCCGGAGAGGCAGGAGGTGGGCGAGTGGTCTGAGGTTGGCTCAGAAGAGCACCACGATTTGGCCTCGCAGTAGACGCCGATTCCTGCCAGGTGGGCTCTGCGACTGAGGAGGCGGGAGCTTGGGGAGGCGTCTGAGACTGTGGTGGATGAGCACGACGGCGTCGAATCACTATCTCGCGTATGTACTCCTCGCCATCTGAGATATCAACCTCTACACGATGAGGATGCATATCCATGAGGTCTGGAGACAGCTTGGTGCGTTTAATGCTACTAATGGATAGCTAACGTGGTATACTCAAAACGTAAAGTAGAtaccaagaagaatgagaatAAGGGAAAGGGACGCGAGGGTGGTGAAGATAAACACAAATTAGGTAAGGAAGGTGTGGGAAGAAAACGGCAGTGAATATACCTACGCCTAGTCATTCCTTTCTCATTCACTTTAATTCGCAGTGGTCATCTCAGGCCAGCTATTAGAAGCGAAGTCATAGTATGCTTACTACGAATATTCTATGGGCAAAACCAGATTGTATATTGgtatatcttttccttctaaATAGACTACTCTTGACTTATCTCAAATATTCTAAGTTGAATCTATTCGGGCATTTCAAGGACCTTCAAGCCAGTACTAGTTAGTCTGATATACTAGATAGATTAAGCAGGCAAACCAATCAACAAGCCAACTGAGTAATTCAGATCGATAAAAGAGTAGATATATACTAGGTAGGTAATTTATCTTGACCGGATGGTTAATTGGCCTAATCTTTACATCCACCATGATACTAATTAGTATAAAAGCAGCAAACCTTATGCAGAGGCACTATTCCCTACACAACGTATCGAAACGAGGGGTTTTCCATCTGCATCCGACCAGTGTTAGCAATTGATAATCGTTAATATAGAAGCTGTGTCTTACATCTGTCAGATCAGTCAAGACCCAGGTACCTTCAATGTTGGCTTCTACTGAGGACTGTGATGCGTCTCGCTACATCAAGTATCAGCATTCAGTCGCCTGCCATGAACTTGATAGTGAGTGGGTTtacctttttgttctttagcACATATAATCTGTGCAGGATGACAAGCAAGATAAAATCCAGGGCCAGACAAATAATCATGGCAATGAATCCAGATCTGTAATGTGGCTCCTCTCTTTCAAAGAATAGCTGGGGGCCAATCAGATTACCCACGCAGTACCTATGCCTTATTAGAAACAGAATAATGACTAGGATACCCATACTCAGACATACGCAATGAAAAGAGCGGCAGTTACGACGGTCTTCTTTGTTCGCCCGGCGATGTTGGCTTGAATCAACCCTAGGGAAAGGACATAAGTCGCACTGAACCCAATGGCAAGATAGTACCCGCTGATTTAATAGTTAGTAGTGGCCCTGTGTGCAATAATTTCGACTAGTTAACGAGGAAACATACAGAAGCCGGCCAAGCTTGTTTTCCTCGGGAAGAGCGTACATGAGACTCAGTCCCAGGATAGCCACAACGAGGCCACCACACATAAGAATGATTCGGCAGTTTTTAATCCTTCCTGCGAGAAACCCCGTAATGAGAAGAGCCAAGACCTGTGCTCCTCCAAATGGCATTCCCAGGAGAGTAGTTCCAAGCTTTGAGTAACCGAATCCCTCGATGATCAGCGGTCCGAAGGCACTGATGCCTCCCTGGGTAAGTAAGTAGTTAGCTTTGGTCCAACAGTAATGTCAGCAGGAGATAGCTCGACATACATTTGGGATGTTGTTCGCAATAACAAAGAGTATCAAGATCCACACTTGAGGATCTATAAGAGCTTCGCGTGCTTGATAGAGCTTGAACTCCTTATTGTCAAGGCCGGTCTTGTTCTCCGACACTCGTTTGATGGCAACATCCTTCTCCGCCGAAGATAACCACTTCGCTGCGGCAGGACTTGGAGcagcaaaaaggaagaagggcaCTGCCCAGACAACTGTGGCGGAGCCAAAGATAAGGAAAGGGAACTATATGGGTCGAAAAAGTCATTCAAACAACTCAAATGATTGCACTGATTCCATCTGCTTACCTTGTAAACAGGTATATCGCTCTTAATGTGCCCAATCCCGTACTAAAGTATTATCAGTCAATTATTTTCTCCATATTTATTCCAGAATACTGACAGCTACAATGCCTCCAACCACTTGAGCAATCCCGTTCATCGAGAACCAAATACCAGTTCGAAGAGGTTGTTCGTTTCTACCATGATCAGTCCCACACATACCAAATCTAGGGTGGACCTCACCTTTTATAGAACATCGATGTCAACTGTACGAAGCAAGGACTAACTCCACTTTCCAGGGCACCTAAAAAGAAACGAACAGCCATCAAACTGCGAAAATCATCTGCACCTGCCATGCAGAGGAGGACTGCTCCCCAGAGGAATCTAACATGCTTTAGCTACTTGTCGTGAATGACAATCAAAGGTATAGAATTGTAGTAACTCACATCAAAGTCCCACAAGATCTTGTGATATGCATTTTTTGGAAAAGGAGATTCATAGGGAATTCACCGACAAGATAACCCAGATAGAATATCGTTGTCAACCCTGTAGACTCCGATTGTTACCTCTTGTCAACATATGATGTCCAAAAAGAAGGCATACGTGAATACTGATCGCCCACTAGATGGGCCTCCTCTTTCATTCCCCACAAGGCAGCATATGAAATACACGTCTTATCCACAAATTGAATGAGGTACGTGCCCATAAGCTAAATGAATCATTAGCACGGTCGCCTCTGACAAACATGATTCAAGATTAcccagggaagaagaaaccagtcAATCTTGCGCAGCACAGCTCGATTCTCCGCTTCGGCATATGGGGCATCCTCCGTTGCCCCATGCAAAGTCCCCAATGCAATGTCCGCGTGCTGTGGAGCAAGGTCGCATGCCTTAGTGTCAAGTGTGTCTGACTTCTCAGTGATCTGCAACATCGTGTCTCGATTCATACTCTTCGGAAAAAGGACCTTGAAGATTACTGTTTAAACTGATACAACATAGATTATTTATATCTCAGCACTTCGATTCATCCGGGAAATAAGTCTACTGCAAAGGGGCTTTCCAACTTAAAtacacaaccaccacaatACGATTCAGCCAAGACGACGATAAACAAAAGGACATCATCTGCCCCCTTCACTGGCCACGACAGCCATACGGTTGGACCGAAAGGCTCTTGGCTGAAGTTaaagagataagaaagaggagatggagataATCTTCGTCGGCCGGGCCGATCTATATTCTCGGTCGGCCCGCCCGATCCGATCCGTCGACATCTGCTTATCGGTTATCACAGGATGGATGGGCTTGAATACACTTATAAAGAGCGACAAAGAGGTCATTCTCGGGCTCTAGTCTTCGCTATTCTTCTGAACACCTTAGTACCACCACTTGCAATTATGGCGATCAATTTTATCAACCAACCCAGTAGCGAAGGCACTACTGGTCTTCCAAAGCATGTTATCCAACTCGTTTCGGAGGCTATTGACTCGGCGTCGTCAGAGCTGCGTCGACTGAACTTAGAGGTAAATTTAGCTCATATTTCATTTAGTTCAAATTATTAACAGCTGCAGATTTGGAATAATCCCGAAACGCGattcaaagaagagaaagcctGCAAGCTGCTTGCCGGATGGTTTGAGAGCCAAGGCTGGACTGTGAAAACTGGTGTATACGGTATCTCCACAGCGTTCGAGGCACGCTTTTCCGTCACACCCGGGGAGAGATCAGTCTGCTACAATGCCGAATATGGTGAGTGTGCCCACAACTCATGCGCTCGCTGCTTGCTAATCTTCACAGACGCCCTTCCTGAGCTTGGCCATGCTTGCGGTCACAATTTGATTGCCACATCAACACTGGCATCAGCCGTCGGGGCCTCTGCCGCTATGAAGGAACTGATAATCCCAGGAACGTTGATCGTGATGGGAACGCCCGCTGAAGAGACCGGCGGGGGTAAATATATCATGGCGAACCATGGCGCGTGGAAGGACTGTAGCGTCGTCCTCATGACACACGCCATGCCGGACTTCTCGACCGCGAGAACGGTGACGAAGGCTTCATGGAAGTTCAGAGCCAAGTTTCATGGAAAGGCTGCACACGCGGCAGCCGCACCGTGGAATGGAAACAACGCCTGTGATGCCATTGTAATGGCGTATAACGGTTTAGGGCTACTTCGTCAACAGATCCAAAAGACGGAAAGCATCCAGTCTGTTatccttgaagctggaaaaGCACCCAATATTATTCCCGACTACGCTGAAGGTAGCTTTTCTCTGCGTGCGTTTGACTCAAAGGCGTTGGAGCGTCTCCGAAGCCGCGTGATACCCATTTTCGACGGAGCTGCAGCGTCTATGGGCTGTACTGTTGAATTATTTTGGTGCGTTAATAGACAACTGACACAGACTGGTCAATTTCTCGATACTAATATACACATAGGGACGCATTATATGAAGACGTTGTAACCAACATGGCTCTAGCGAGCCGCTATACCCACTATATGATCAATGATCTGGGCCTCACGCCCgcagatattcttcctccatcaGATCTTTCAGCCAAGGTGGATCAGAATGGTAGCTCGTATGTTGCAAGGCGGAACACAACCCTGGACCCGTCGCAAAAGGCACTAACGTTGCAAATCTCCAGCGATTTCGGAAACTGTTCTTATATTCAACCCGGTATTCAGACATTGTTCAGCATTAACGCTACGGATATGCCTCATACCCCTTCCTTCCAGAAAGCGGCGGGTACAGACTTTGCACATACAGAGTCATTGAGAGCTGGAAAGGCCAATGCTTTGATAGGGCTCGAGGTCCTGCTTGACGAGGGGTTCTACAAGGAAGTAAAAAGTGATTGGATAAACGACATGAAGGAGCGTGGTCGTCTTCCCGAGTGAAATTGTTCGAAGCTCTATATCTCCCTTTATCGTATGCCATTCAAAGCGACCCTAAGTCCTTTCATTGTACCTATCTTATGAAGTTCTCGCATTCATACCCACAGCAATGTACTTTTTGAAAGTTACTCGAGCCAGTAAGCCTAGTGGAACTCGCTCCATATGCCGCTGCAGACCGTCTCAATTCGGTTATTCACCCAAAAATCGCTTTCCTTGACTTGAGAATCGCTACTCAAGGCTATCTGTATCTTATGAGAACATCTAGACTAGGGTAGTTTGTCCAAAGTACAAACCTTGCTGGCTTCTTTGCGTTTGCTGTGCATTCTACCACACAGCAGCCGGCTCCTTTAGCATACCCATGGATAAAAGATAGTATGCTGGAGGATATCTTTATCCAAACACCAAGGGAGCTTTGCAAAGTGCTTGCCGTGGTATTTTCAGTAGCCTCATGTCGATCTGTGGTCACTTGTGTATAATCAAACTTTATGCAAAATTTCGGTAAATGCTCAGCTAGCGGTCTTCTGTCTCTTAAGGTCATCAAGGTACCGTTCTGGTGTCAAGTTAGCATACTCCAATAATACCTAAGATTTCAAGACATACGCCCGGTCACCCATCGCGTGCTCATACATTGGAGTACCCTTTCTAAGACGCTTACGGCTCTCCTCGAGTCAACCTTTGGGCTATCCCTTAGCACACCCAGTAATAGCCGAGCTGCCTTGTAGACAGAATGTACCACAAATACGGGCAGCACCTCCAAATCAGCCGGTGTGATTTGTGCAGCAAAGTTCTCGGACGCATAGACAAGTTCCCCGATCACATCTTGCATAAGTTCGTATGATGCAGCGGCACAAGACTCCAAGCCTGGAGCTTTAAGACTGTAACCAAACTCTAGGATAGTCATCAGGGCGCTGATTCAACTCCATGTTAGTCTTCATCAGATGCTGTAGGCAATGGGGCTCAACAGTACCTGCGGGATATGGCAACTGCGCTACAGCACAGATCATGTGGAACATTGTAATCTTCTTGTACAGTTTCTCTAAATGAACTGAGTGTCTTTAAAATCTGTATAGCTTCGGCATTGAAGAACTCCATGTGTTGAACTGGgtcatggacatggatgAGCACTTGCTCTAGTATACGTGAAGCTTGGGCTAGTTTATTAAAGTGGTATAGTGGTTTCGATGGCGTTAAAGTCGGGTCGAATGCTTCGGAGTCCTAAAAAGATGTTAGCAAAGCGAGAATATTGTAATACTCAGTCGTAATACTTACGTCGTTCCCGCCGACAGCTCCCGACAGTAGGGCTTTCGGGATGATAGGTCCTTTATTACTCTCTAAGGAGACATATCTATCACGGTTCACATTTCAAGTGTTAGTGCTGACGCAAGTGAAGGGCGGGTTACATGGAAGTGAGCCGACCCCGGCATCTAAAAACGGAGGCACAGATTCTCGAATACTTTTTACCATGAAAATGAAGGTGACGGACGGGACCCACCGATCTGCTATAACAATGCCACGCCATATACGTCGAGCCTCGCCCGCTCTTCCTGGGGATTTGAATGTTTCTTCTAGCTGAGCTTTCGATACTTCATTAGCCCCGAGTGCCACTGCTGCCCGAACATTTGCACCCATGGAGATATATGCTGCAGGGTACATGCCGTGGCCCACTTCAAAAATTGTGAGTAGCAACCTGCACTGCAGTAGCTCCAATGAATTGATCTCAATCGCCTCTAATGTTGCAATGAATCCCTTCAGTAGTATGTATAGGGAGCGCATCCGGGGCGGTATCTCATCATCGACTGGCTTGGCCCCCAGGAGAACCATGCACAGCGTGAGCAAGCTAAGATCCGGACTCGTGTAAGTGAGAATGTAAGTCAGACGCTCATAAAACGGTCCTTCAGCTAGTATAGAAAACCAAGGATGGATTGTCCGAAAGTATACCGCGGCTACCGCTCGGATCCTACTTTCATCCCCGATGATGGTGAAAACTTGCGTCCTGATGGTGTGAGCTATATTATCTGACGTGAGCTGAGCCAGATCAGGAACCGGTAAGGAAATCGAGGATACATCCTCGGGAGAGTCTCCGGGTCCAGTTATTCCGTTTGGTTCCGTATAGCAGCAGACACGGTTCAATCTTATTGGTGTTTGGTTAGTACTTTATATGTAAGCGGAAAAGGCCTATTTCACCGAAGTGGACTTACCTCTTGCACAGTGAGTATACCGGAAGTAGCTTGTCGCATTTACGCTTGTGCGTCCTGCAGCGCAGGCAGACGCGATTTGCATGGCTGATCATTGCGTATCGTTGACGGTGCGGATGCAGGTGCGGATGAGTATCGGCATGGGTGGTTCCGTATGAATTTAGGTACCGACTAAATTCTTGGTCATCAACTCATAAATGTCTTAAACGGCGTACATTGTCTCGGCATGAAAACTACTAAGTAGTAGTTCAGTTATAAGTTGAATCCATGTCTAAGCGGAGCCATCGGACCTAATGATACTAGTCCCATTCAGGATTAGCGATCCGCACCTGCATCCGCATCTATTTGTAAGAGGAACTAATCCATGATAGCTCTCAGAGTATCAGCATCGTAGTGTAGTGAGGATTATAGATGCAGACACCAAGGCCTTTTCCCTATGTATGGTAGAACCTTCTCGTGACGTATAGTGTAAGCAACAGGATTCACCCAAAACGCCATTATATAAAGTCTGTCGTCCACCGCACTTTACAGTTCTAAGATCCCAAGTCTTGCTGTATGCTTTGACCTTCCCCATATTCACTGCATaacctcatcgtcttccACTCAAGTTGTTGATAACTCTAATCAACTCTCCCAACAATGACTGTGATCCGAAACGTTGCAATCGCCGGTGTAAGTTCCCACCTCTTCGAATCAGCATCACATCTAACAAGCAAAGGCCTCCGGTGACCTCGGCACCCCAGTCCTAAACGCCCTCATCGAATCCAACAAGTTCAACATCACCGTGTTGACCAGACACTCCTCCAAAGCCCAATTCCCCTCCACCGTCCGAGTAATCCCAGTCGACTACAACTCCATCCCAGAGCTCACCACCGCTCTAAACAATCAAgacgccatcatctccaccctAACCACCGCCGCCGCGGACGTGCAACACACCCTAATCGACGCCGCAATCACCGCAGGCGTCAAACGATTCATTCCCTCCGAGTTCGGCGCCGACACTGGCAACCCCAATGCCTCCACCTTACCCGTCTACCAATCCAAGATCGCCGTCAACAAGGCTCTCCAGGCAAAAGCCGCGGAGAACCCTTCCTTCACATATACGTTGATCCGCCACGGACCCTTCCTCGACTGGGGTCTTAACGcgggtttctttttcgacTGGAGGTCCGAGGCACCTACCTTTTATGATGGTGGTGATCGACCATTTAGTACCACCACTCTGGCCACGATCGGTCAGGCGGTCGTTGGAGTTTTGTTGCACTTCGACGAGACGAAGAATCGTCCCGTTTATATCCATGATTTGGTCACCAGTCAGCGCCAGATCTATACTATTGTCCAGAAACTGGCTCCCCAGAGGAAGTGGAATCCTGTGGATGTTAGTACGGCTGAGCTAGAGGTGAAGGCGCGGGAAGAATGGGCGAAGGGGAATACGGATTTGCGGTCTATTGTTGGTCTTTTGTGTCGGGCGGTGTTTGCGGAGGGGTATGGTGGGGAGTTTAAGAATGTTGATAATGAGCTTCTTGGGTTGGGGTTTAAGACGGAGGCTGATcttgaggaggttgtgaagACGATTTTGGGGGATTCTTTGTAATGAGGACGTAGAGTAGTTTAGTTTACTCTGGTTAGGGTTGTGGGCCTGGGAGTTGTTTCATAGTGATTTTCATAGCTGAGATTTGCATTTTGA
Proteins encoded in this window:
- a CDS encoding uncharacterized protein (metal-dependent amidase/aminoacylase/carboxypeptidase), translating into MAINFINQPSSEGTTGLPKHVIQLVSEAIDSASSELRRLNLEKRKPASCLPDDALPELGHACGHNLIATSTLASAVGASAAMKELIIPGTLIVMGTPAEETGGGKYIMANHGAWKDCSVVLMTHAMPDFSTARTVTKASWKFRAKFHGKAAHAAAAPWNGNNACDAIVMAYNGLGLLRQQIQKTESIQSVILEAGKAPNIIPDYAEGSFSLRAFDSKALERLRSRVIPIFDGAAASMGCTVELFWDALYEDVVTNMALASRYTHYMINDLGLTPADILPPSDLSAKVDQNGSSYVARRNTTLDPSQKALTLQISSDFGNCSYIQPGIQTLFSINATDMPHTPSFQKAAGTDFAHTESLRAGKANALIGLEVLLDEGFYKEVKSDWINDMKERGRLPE
- a CDS encoding uncharacterized protein (predicted protein), translated to MDQIPLRRKLRVPKNSASPRSSGCYTAAILMFPTRELAIQVYDALICLQPGHNLHIQPKVSQSPYPITERASRYYDVIVGTPGKVLGAVEKGGLSLDSIKYFMFDEVHDLLGETGAGFHCRTFCQRIPHGTGARIVTSSTRISPVMERFCLRGIEPRIHLDAMARGTRAVVRAVELENHEPRSDTLARFIAFRPSPKNIVIFTDTIDDAQKVHDILVEKFPDRVVGLMNKESGTDNRGILLRRYQRGELDMIVTCRLFYAGIELTAEVTSIIFYKLVSLTWPHAIGARLHINRPNGEVAVIVDPNSADDLAHYEEFKRWLRCFSGDDTLIIGRNSHRPSLNPSLPPCYKLIIRGLAPEVTAEELKAALQQYSPVRAEAASLNASKSVPTAFIHFATVGHALECVKQIDGARILGSQVQAGFALEKKQKGGRGGRGGRN
- a CDS encoding aromatic alcohol reductase (predicted protein) — translated: MEIYAAGYMPWPTSKIEPVRKSRIHPRESLRVQLFRLVPYSSRHGSILLVFVCRPPHFTVLRSQVLLHSSKAQFPSTVRVIPVDYNSIPELTTALNNQDAIISTLTTAAADVQHTLIDAAITAGVKRFIPSEFGADTGNPNASTLPVYQSKIAVNKALQAKAAENPSFTYTLIRHGPFLDWGLNAGFFFDWRSEAPTFYDGGDRPFSTTTLATIGQAVVGVLLHFDETKNRPVYIHDLVTSQRQIYTIVQKLAPQRKWNPVDVSTAELEVKAREEWAKGNTDLRSIVGLLCRAVFAEGYGGEFKNVDNELLGLGFKTEADLEEVVKTILGDSL
- a CDS encoding uncharacterized protein (permease of the major facilitator superfamily), whose amino-acid sequence is MHITRSCGTLIFLWGAVLLCMAGADDFRSLMAVRFFLGALESGVSPCFVQLTSMFYKRNEQPLRTGIWFSMNGIAQVVGGIVAYGIGHIKSDIPVYKFPFLIFGSATVVWAVPFFLFAAPSPAAAKWLSSAEKDVAIKRVSENKTGLDNKEFKLYQAREALIDPQVWILILFVIANNIPNGGISAFGPLIIEGFGYSKLGTTLLGMPFGGAQVLALLITGFLAGRIKNCRIILMCGGLVVAILGLSLMYALPEENKLGRLLGYYLAIGFSATYVLSLGLIQANIAGRTKKTVVTAALFIAYCVGNLIGPQLFFEREEPHYRSGFIAMIICLALDFILLVILHRLYVLKNKKVNPLTIKFMAGD